TATGATCGGCTACCCTGTTCGATTCATGATCGTATGTTTGCCGTTCTTAATTGGGATGGCTGGCTGCGACGGTTTTTTCCCCTCTTTATGCAATAATGATTATACAGAGCATGAACTCGAACTCTGGCTTTTCAGTCTGGATGGGACCCAACCCATAAAGCTTAAAAACGAATTCGAGGCTGAGTACGAGTTTCCGCAATCAGATCGGTATAGCTTGGTCGGCGTGTCGGCAGACGCATCGTTTTTGTATTACACGTACGAGGATTATAGCGATACGACCTCATCGCTATTTGCCCGTGACCTACGGTCTGGCTTGAATAACAGAGTAGCGTTCGAGCCTGGCGACCATGCCTTCAGGTTGTCTCCCGATAGAGTCTGGTTCGCCTATCTTCGCGGTGAGAAGGCGTTGTGGGTAGCCCATACGGATGGATCGGAGGCCCGCAAGATCGACGAGGTAACGGAAGGGCAAATGAGTCCGGGCATCTGGCCCAATGATGGCCACATTGCATTTTCACCGGATGGGAAGGGCATATTCCTGGCGTCGTTGTCGGGAGACCGTACGTCACGATTGTCATCGGCCGATTCAATCGATACATTCGATGTCGCTCCTGATCTTAAAACGGTCGCCTACACCCGGCTGGTACGCGGATGGAATGGAAATACCGGGTTCGGCGCATTGGCCTATGTGGAGGATGAAATGGGTGCTGTTTTTGTTGGCGATGGGCGTTCTGGTTTGGATTTCCCAGTCGCATTTGCCGCGGAGGGAGATCGTCTGTTGTATGCCGGCCCGGAATCGTACAGCCTGGTGCTCGTGGACCTCACAGATTCAAATCATAGCCCTATTACGGTGAGCGAAACTACGTCAATAGAGGGACTCGTGGTCGCACCTTCAGGCGATCAATTAGTATACATCGCCGATCAGTTTTTTAATCGGATCATTCTAGCTACGGGCGCAAAAGCCTTGATCCAAGACGCGCAAGCACTGCCGGCGAATGAAGACTCCTTCTGGGATTCCATTAGGACTCGACCCCAAAAATTCGTTTTCGGGCCGAATGAAGGCGAGATCTATGTGCTCATCGATCAGGAGAAGTTCTCGGATGGCTGCGATTGACGACGTCCTATAGATTGCCCTGCACTGGATGAAGAGGCCGTCCGCTCTTTGATCGCCTCTGCGTCCGTGAGTCCGGGACCCGAGCGCACGGTACGCGGGTACTACCGGTCCGAATGAACGATTACCACCCCAAATCCTAGCGTGGAGTATGTCTGGCCACAGTAAATGGTCTAAAATCAAACGCCAGAAGGCGGTGACCGACGGCAAGCGGTCGCAGTCCTGGGCGCGGATCGCGCGCGACATCATGATCGCGGCGCGCGAGGGCGGCGGCGATCCGTCGATGAACGCCCGGCTGGCGCTGGCCGTCGACAAGGCGAAGTCCGATAACATGCCGAAAGACAACGTGGACCGCGCCATCAAGCGCGGCACGGGGGAGATCGCCGGCGCGGACTACGAGGAGATGAGCTACGAGGGCTACGGCCCCTGCGGCGTCGCCATCTTTGTGGATTGTTTGACCGACAATACCAACCGGACCGTGGCGGACGTGCGCCACGTCTTTAACAAATACGGCGGGAGCATGGGGCAGACGGGCTCCGTGGCCTTCCTCTTCCTCCGCAAGGGCTCCATCGAGGTGCCGGCGGAAGGTCTCGATGAAGTGGAGTTGTTCGACCTCGTGGCGGACGCCGGCGGGGAAGACCTCGTGCTTGAGGACGACACGTTCACCATCACCACCCCCCTCGAATCCTTTGGATCCGTCCAGGCCGCCCTCCGCGCGAAAGGCATCGAGCCGTCGGAATCGAACCTCATCCGCGTCCCGACCACCACCGTCTCCGTCGATCCCGACGTCGCCAAAAAACTCGGCACCCTCATCGAGATGCTCGAGGACATGCAGGACGTTCAGGCCGTCACCACGACCCTCAACTTCGACGAAGCCACCATCGAGGCGATGAGCTAGAGGGTTGGCTGGTGGGCAAGTTACAGGTTACAGGTTCTTCAGCCCACGCCAACCTTCCAACCTGCAACCTTCTAACCTGCAACCTTCCAACCTGCAACCTTCCAACCTGCAACCTTCCAACCTGCAACCTTCCAACCTGCAACCTTCCAACCTGCAACCATCTTGCTGATCCTCGGCATCGACCCTGGCTCCCGGTTCACCGGGTACGGCGTGATAGCGATCGAGCGGGGCGCCGAGCGGTTGGTGGAGTACGGGGTATTGAAGCTGGACGGGACGAAGAGCCACGAGTGGCGGCTGAAGCACATCTACGACCGCATCACCGAGGTCATCGAGCGGGCGTTGCCGGACGAGTGCGCGATCGAGATGCCGGTGTACGGCAACAACGCGCAGTCCATGCTGAAGCTCGGTCGTGCCCAGGCGGCGGCGATGCTGGCGGTGCTGAACCGGGAACTACCCGTGGTGCAGTATACCCCGAAGGAGGTGAAGCTCTCGGTGACCGGCAACGGGAACGCCGCCAAGGAGCAGGTGGCGTACATGATCCGCAAGCTGTTGGCCATCGGGGAAGCCGAGAAGCTCGATCTGGACGCGTCCGACGCGCTAGCGGTGGCGTTATGCCACGGCCACAGGAAGAGCAGCCGGCAGGCCGGCGAGCATAAGAACTGGGAGAGTTTTATCCGAAACAACCCGGGCCGCATCGTCAGGTAACAGCGCCGGGTGTGCACGCGTGAAGACCACTACCGATCAGTCGTAGAAAAAGCCGCGTTCTTCGTCTCGTACACGGACGACTTCAGCGACTTCATCCACATCGAGCAGATCGTCGCACATTTTTGAGATCATCTGACCCATCTGCCGATCTTTCTGCGGGGCCTGATTCCACTCGGGATGGGCCTGTTCGACGATGCTGATCAGGATGCGCAGGTATGGATACCGCTGTTCGGGCGTCTCCAGTTTGTTAATCGCTCGGGCGAAGAGCTCAGCATTACGCCCTACTTGTCTGTCCACAATTTTTGTCGGGTACTTCATGAACCGTGAAAACGAAGATGGGAGTGGCCGCGATATAAAGCAAAAGACCGTGCAGAAGCAGTCGCTCGACGTTGGTGGGGTGGGTGATGCGCCTGCCGCCGCCGGGGCGGGTAGAACTTCCCTTTTTATATCGAACCGATTCAATCTAACCAAATGCCTGAGAATAAGAAACGGCCTGATACCCTCATTTTTACGAATTTCCACGAATTCGTTTGAATCTTACGGGGAGTTCCGGTTATCCTCGGGGGGGGTTTTGAGGAACCATGATCGCCATACGGTGCGTATGTAGCGGTCTGAACGAACGCACGAACGATGGCGACAGGAGCAAAATATGGCCTGAGTCCGTACCGCTTGGAGTTACTCCCGAGCGTGCCGGCGTTCCATCGCCGGGCGCGCCGCAAGAAGGAGTTGCTCATGGGCGAGCTGGTGTACTACGGCCCGATGCCGTCGTACTACGGCATCGGCGAGGTCAAGCGCGTCGTGGGCCCCTATGTCGCTGTGGATTTTCGTGGGACGGGCGTTTTCGGCGTGCATGAGGACGTGTTCGAACAGCACTACCTGATTCCAATTCCCCAGGCCACCTTGTCGCTGTTGTAATCCACGCTCGATGCTGGTACGGATTGTTTATGGCCGAATTGCGGATTGAACAGGTGAGTAAGCGATACGGCCAGCTCATGGCCGTAAACGACGTTTCCTTCGAGGCGCACTCGGGTCGCGTGCTTGGCCTCCTGGGGCCCAACGGGGCCGGCAAGACATCCACCATCCGGATGATCGCCTACATCACCGCCCCGGACAGCGGCCGCGTCACCCTGAACGGAAAGCCGGTGGGCGTGTGGAGCCAGGAACGGATGGGGTACCTGCCCGAGGAACGCGGCCTCTACAAAAAGCTGAAAGTGGGCGAGCAACTCGTGTACCTCGCGGAGCTGAAAGGGCTCTCGCGTTCCGAGGCGAATAGGCGCGTGAAGGCGTGGCTGGAGCGGTTCGACGCGGTCGACTGGGCGCTCAAGAAGACCGAAGAGCTGTCCAAGGGCATGCAGCAGAAAATGCAGTTCATCAGTACCGTCGTGCACGAGCCGGAACTGCTGATCCTCGATGAGCCCCTCAGCGGGCTCGACCCGATCAACGCTGGCCTGCTCAACGAGGTCATCCTCGAACTCAAACAGCAGGGCCGGGTCATCCTCTTCGCCTCACATCGGATGGAGCAGGTCGAGCAAATCTGCGACGACATCTGCCTCATTTCCCATGGCGAAATCAAACTAAAGGGTGCCCTGCGCGACGTGAAACAGCGCTTCGGTCGCAATCGCGTCCTGATCGAGTTCGGGGGCGACGGGGCCTTCATCGATACCCTCGAACGTGAACAGGCGATCGACATACGCACCCGCACGGCACATCGTGTGGAGCTGAAGATGCTGCACGGCCATCACCCATCGATCGTCCTCGAACGGGCCATGGCCAGCGGAATCGATATTCACCGCTTCGAACGCCGGGAGCCTTCGATGAATGATATCTTTGTGTCGGTCGTTGAAGGCGGCAACGGCCTCAACGTAGACGACGGCGAGTGGCAGACGGCATGAAAAAGATCTGGATTGTCCTCAAAAGCGAATTCATCCGGCGCGTTCGGTCCGTCTGGTTTATCGTCGGCACCCTGCTGGCGCCGGTGATGCTGATCGCCATGGCGGTGCTGCCGGCCGTGATCGGGCTTGCGGCATCGGACAGCGAGGAGCGGCGAATCGCCGTGCTCGACGAAACCGGCGTGCTCTTCCCGGGGCTCGAAAAATACGGCACGGAAGGCTTCCTCTTCATCGCGTCGAGCGAGCCCGTCGACTCGCTTCGCGAGGCGGTCATGATGGGGGGCTATAACGGCTATATGTGGCTGCCGGCCGGCCTGGTAAACGACGAGGGCGAAGCGGTCTATTACTCCGTCGAAGGCAGCGGGCTCACGGGCGAGATGCGCCTCGAACGCGCGCTCAGCCGGTCGCTGGAGGAGCATCGGCTGGCCGAAAAAAACGTCCCGCAGGAGATCCTGGACATCCTCGACACCAGCATCCCCGTTCGCACCGTGAAGCTGACGGAGCAGGGCGAGGAGGCGGACAGCGCGGCGTTTTATTCGGTCCTGGGCTATATCATGGGCTTCATCATTTATGCGGCGATGTTTATCTATGGCGCCTATGTGATCCAGGGAGTCCTCGAGGAGAAGAGCACCCGCGTGATCGAGGTCATGGTGTCGTCCGTCCGACCGTTTGAGATGCTCATGGGCAAGGTGCTCGGCATCGGGGCCGTGGGGCTGGTGCAGATGATGGCGTGGAGTATTCTGATGCTCGGCGCGACGTTGTTCGCCGGCAGCATCGTCTCGCTCTTCCTTAACCCGGCCGACCTGAACCTCCCGCTCGACGCCAGCCAGGAGCAGATGCTCCAGGCCGCCGAATTCACCATCCCCCAGATCGCACCCCGCGTCTTTATCTGGTTCGTGCTGTTTTTCCTGGGGGGATATTTGCTATACGCCAGCCTCTTCGCCGCCGTCTCGTCGGTCGTCGAACAACAACAGGATGCCCAGGGATTGCTGATGCCCATCTATACGCTCATCATCATCCCGATCATGTTTATCATGTTTTTTGTAGAAAGCCCTAATAGCACCCTGGCCATCACGCTCTCGATGATCCCCTTCTTCTCCCCGATCCTGATGGTCGTCCGTGTTGCCGTCACCGAAGTGCCCTTCTGGCAGGTCGGCCTCTCGTTCCTCCTCCTCATGGGCACCTTCGTTGTTGCCATGTGGGTGAGCGCCCGCATCTACCGGGTGGGGATTCTGATGTACGGTAAAAAGCCGAACCTGAAAGATCTGATTCGGTGGGTGAGGTATGAATAGGGGTTGGCAAGTTGGCAGGTTACAGGTTGGCAGGTTCGTTTGATGGAAATAACCTGCCAACCTGTAACCTGCCAACCTGTAACCGTCCCTCCGGAACCCATCCTCTCCGGATGCCTAGAAGATTGGACAGGCCTATCGATTATTCCCTCCGTCCTTCGCGCCATCGATTCATGCGTATCGCCGCATCCTTCGCTCGGTTCATGGCGGTCTTGCTGGTTGCGTGGATGCTCGCGCCGGCGACCGGGCAGGCGCAGTATTTTCGCTACGGCAAGAACAAGGTGCAGTATGCCGAGCTGACCTGGTCGTACCTCCAGTCCAGGCACTTCGATATCTACTATTACGAGGGCGGGCGAGACCTCGCGGAGTATACGGCCCGGTTCGCCGAGGAGGCCTACGAACACTCCCGCCGGCTCTTCCAGATCGAACTCGGTGGCCGCATCCCCATCATCGTCTACCAGAGTCACAACGACTTCGTGGTGACGAACGCGGTCGATCTCCCCACCTTCTCCGAAGGCATCGCCGGCGTCACGGAGCCCTATAAAAACCGCATCGCGATCCCCTTCGTGGGCGACTATCGCCAGTTTCGCCAGACGCTCCACCACGAGCTCATCCATGCGATGCTGAACGACTATTTCTACGGCGGCTCCCTCCAGTCCATCATCCAGAATAACATCCGGCTCCAGATCCCCCACTGGTTCAACGAAGGCCTGGCCGAGTACGCCTCCGAAGGGTGGAGCTCCGACGCCGACGACTGGCTGCGCGACGCCGTCATCCACGATGCCGTCCCGCCCATAACGTATATCGGAGGCTTTGCGTCCTATCAGGCCGGCCAGGGGGTGTGGGACTACATCGGCGAACAGTACGGCCGCGAACGCATCGCCGAAATCCTCCAGCGCCTTCGCCTCACGCAGTCCGTCGAGGCCAGCTTCAAACGCGCCACCGGCCTCTCGCTCGAGGAGCTGTCCGACCGCTGGCGCCGCGCCCTCAAAGAGGTCTATTTCCCCGAAGTAGCCGCCCGCGAGGACGTGAACGACTTCGCGCGGCCGATCGTCACCACGGCCAACGGGGGCTTCTACAACACGAGCCCGTCCCTCTCGCCCCTCGGCGATCGGCTGGCGTTCATCACCACCCGAAACGGGCTGTTCGATGTCTACATCGCCGACGCCGTCGATGGAAAGATCCAGAAAAAACTGGTCGATGGGCAGACCAGCGCCGAGTTCGAGAGCCTGCGCATCCTCACGCCCGGCATATCCTGGAGCCCCGACGGTCAGCAGATCGCCCTCGCCGTCAAAAGCGGGGCGTCCGATGCGATAGCGGTGATCGATGTCGATACCCGCGATGTCGTCCACTACCGAATCCCGGGCGTCGACCAGATCGTGTCCGTCGCATGGAGCCCGGTCGCCCCTC
The sequence above is drawn from the Rhodothermales bacterium genome and encodes:
- a CDS encoding YebC/PmpR family DNA-binding transcriptional regulator, with product MSGHSKWSKIKRQKAVTDGKRSQSWARIARDIMIAAREGGGDPSMNARLALAVDKAKSDNMPKDNVDRAIKRGTGEIAGADYEEMSYEGYGPCGVAIFVDCLTDNTNRTVADVRHVFNKYGGSMGQTGSVAFLFLRKGSIEVPAEGLDEVELFDLVADAGGEDLVLEDDTFTITTPLESFGSVQAALRAKGIEPSESNLIRVPTTTVSVDPDVAKKLGTLIEMLEDMQDVQAVTTTLNFDEATIEAMS
- the ruvC gene encoding crossover junction endodeoxyribonuclease RuvC; the encoded protein is MLILGIDPGSRFTGYGVIAIERGAERLVEYGVLKLDGTKSHEWRLKHIYDRITEVIERALPDECAIEMPVYGNNAQSMLKLGRAQAAAMLAVLNRELPVVQYTPKEVKLSVTGNGNAAKEQVAYMIRKLLAIGEAEKLDLDASDALAVALCHGHRKSSRQAGEHKNWESFIRNNPGRIVR
- a CDS encoding DUF4290 domain-containing protein is translated as MKYPTKIVDRQVGRNAELFARAINKLETPEQRYPYLRILISIVEQAHPEWNQAPQKDRQMGQMISKMCDDLLDVDEVAEVVRVRDEERGFFYD
- a CDS encoding ATP-binding cassette domain-containing protein, with the protein product MAELRIEQVSKRYGQLMAVNDVSFEAHSGRVLGLLGPNGAGKTSTIRMIAYITAPDSGRVTLNGKPVGVWSQERMGYLPEERGLYKKLKVGEQLVYLAELKGLSRSEANRRVKAWLERFDAVDWALKKTEELSKGMQQKMQFISTVVHEPELLILDEPLSGLDPINAGLLNEVILELKQQGRVILFASHRMEQVEQICDDICLISHGEIKLKGALRDVKQRFGRNRVLIEFGGDGAFIDTLEREQAIDIRTRTAHRVELKMLHGHHPSIVLERAMASGIDIHRFERREPSMNDIFVSVVEGGNGLNVDDGEWQTA
- a CDS encoding ABC transporter permease, coding for MKKIWIVLKSEFIRRVRSVWFIVGTLLAPVMLIAMAVLPAVIGLAASDSEERRIAVLDETGVLFPGLEKYGTEGFLFIASSEPVDSLREAVMMGGYNGYMWLPAGLVNDEGEAVYYSVEGSGLTGEMRLERALSRSLEEHRLAEKNVPQEILDILDTSIPVRTVKLTEQGEEADSAAFYSVLGYIMGFIIYAAMFIYGAYVIQGVLEEKSTRVIEVMVSSVRPFEMLMGKVLGIGAVGLVQMMAWSILMLGATLFAGSIVSLFLNPADLNLPLDASQEQMLQAAEFTIPQIAPRVFIWFVLFFLGGYLLYASLFAAVSSVVEQQQDAQGLLMPIYTLIIIPIMFIMFFVESPNSTLAITLSMIPFFSPILMVVRVAVTEVPFWQVGLSFLLLMGTFVVAMWVSARIYRVGILMYGKKPNLKDLIRWVRYE